A section of the Ornithinimicrobium sufpigmenti genome encodes:
- a CDS encoding DUF2382 domain-containing protein produces the protein MRITTEHIDQLYTAEVVDRDGSTLGSVGQVYLDDDTGQPAWVTVKTGFFGTNESFVPLDDAEYADGRIRVPYEKSYVKDAPNMESDAHLSEAEQDELYRYYKVGSTGTTDGEQLGGRVDTAGVTGAGGDDRDRDLGDVERRGDDERMTLHEEQVRVGTEKVQTGRVRLRKHVVTEQETVTVPVQREEYEIVREPVHGDAPTTADLGEDEVEVAVHEERPVVGKDVVATEEVGIDRRTVTEERDVTTDVAREEVDVVEDDTTTRPGTTRR, from the coding sequence ATGCGCATCACCACTGAGCACATCGACCAGCTGTACACCGCCGAGGTCGTCGACCGGGACGGGTCGACCCTGGGGTCGGTCGGTCAGGTCTACCTCGATGACGACACCGGGCAGCCCGCCTGGGTCACGGTCAAGACCGGCTTCTTCGGCACCAACGAGTCGTTCGTGCCGCTCGACGACGCCGAGTACGCCGACGGCCGCATCCGCGTCCCGTATGAGAAGTCCTACGTCAAGGACGCCCCGAACATGGAGTCCGACGCCCACCTGTCCGAGGCCGAGCAGGATGAGCTGTACCGCTACTACAAGGTGGGCTCGACCGGCACGACCGACGGCGAGCAGCTGGGTGGCCGGGTCGACACTGCCGGCGTCACCGGTGCGGGTGGGGACGACCGCGACCGTGACCTGGGCGACGTGGAGCGCCGCGGCGACGACGAGCGGATGACCCTGCACGAGGAGCAGGTGCGGGTCGGCACCGAGAAGGTGCAGACCGGCCGGGTCCGGCTGCGCAAGCACGTGGTCACCGAGCAGGAGACCGTCACCGTGCCGGTGCAGCGCGAGGAGTACGAGATCGTCCGTGAGCCGGTCCACGGCGACGCCCCGACGACCGCTGACCTGGGTGAGGACGAGGTCGAGGTGGCCGTGCACGAGGAGCGCCCGGTCGTCGGCAAGGACGTCGTGGCCACCGAGGAGGTGGGCATCGACCGGCGCACCGTCACCGAGGAGCGCGACGTGACCACCGATGTCGCCCGTGAGGAGGTCGACGTCGTCGAGGACGACACCACCACCAGGCCCGGCACCACGCGTCGCTGA
- a CDS encoding TetR family transcriptional regulator, protein MQAHPVTPTAAASGRRPGRRGRPALDRDRIITAALELIDETGVEALSMRSLGKHLGFEAMALYRHVEGREDLLEAVVDRLMSGLELPPDPGTWQEYLKVVAHQVRGLAQQHPRAFPLVATRHPAAPWLRPPLRSLDVVEHFLSTLRAQGWSPTGAVEAYQAFSSFLLGYLLLEAANAGAPTGPPDAPLDEGQSRTGTGPAVGHDSDTDLSGYPTVRELRPYLEEDRTDAEFAAGLASVLDRLSNLK, encoded by the coding sequence ATGCAGGCGCACCCGGTGACACCCACGGCCGCGGCGTCCGGCCGCAGGCCGGGACGTCGGGGCCGTCCGGCGCTGGACCGCGACCGGATCATCACCGCCGCGCTCGAGCTCATCGACGAGACCGGTGTCGAGGCGCTGAGTATGCGCTCTTTGGGTAAGCACCTCGGTTTTGAGGCCATGGCGCTCTACCGCCACGTCGAAGGCCGCGAGGACCTGCTCGAGGCTGTGGTGGACCGCCTCATGTCCGGCCTGGAGCTACCGCCCGACCCGGGGACCTGGCAGGAGTACCTCAAGGTGGTCGCCCACCAGGTCCGGGGCCTGGCTCAGCAGCACCCGCGTGCGTTCCCCCTCGTGGCCACCCGCCACCCAGCCGCCCCCTGGCTGCGCCCCCCGCTGCGCAGCCTGGACGTCGTCGAGCACTTCCTGTCCACCCTCCGGGCGCAAGGCTGGTCACCGACCGGCGCCGTCGAGGCGTACCAGGCCTTCTCCAGCTTCCTGCTGGGCTACCTCCTGCTCGAGGCCGCCAACGCCGGAGCCCCCACCGGACCTCCCGATGCGCCCCTGGACGAGGGCCAGTCCCGCACCGGGACCGGTCCCGCCGTCGGACACGACAGTGACACCGACCTCAGCGGCTACCCCACCGTGCGAGAGCTCCGCCCTTATCTGGAGGAAGACAGGACCGACGCCGAGTTCGCCGCCGGTCTGGCGTCCGTCCTCGACCGCCTCAGCAACCTCAAGTAG
- a CDS encoding heavy metal translocating P-type ATPase produces the protein MTAPADSGTEQLWAEEPSHLAGHARIRARIAGLHCSLCTGTIEKALGRQAGVDQVAVSLTHEQALVDYDPALIAPEDILATLRDIGYDLYDPRKLRPFEDEEADLVREGKRLLAAVAASLAAIALILEVSGIWSVLVPASVVALMVPVSYAIVRPAGRTRAALGALLIIAPAALAYTARETGLIGDTAAGWITGALALAVVFGVAPHILRMAYQAARRRILNQHVLLEVGAFAGIAGGVIGLTNLLPDYPTAPFFAVTVLVANYHIFSEWLSLLVKTRSSQAVRKLLDLQPDTARVVRDGAERDVPIAEVAAGDLVRVRPGERIPVDGRVSDGYSTVDLSLVTGESVPVDRAVGDEVVGGSINASGTLLVEVTRVGTDSFLAQVVRHVEDARALKPGILHLVDRVLRVYTPTVLIVAALALLGWLAGSWLLAGEPDVRRAVFAGLGVLVMGYPCAVGIAAPLAIVRAAGEAADLGIIMRTGEAFQTFGQVRTIVLDKTGTLTEGRPGVREIEALVDEDGLLATAAAAESSSEHPLARAIVDAATDQGLAVRAAENFESVTGFGVIARVAGRDVLVGRPGFLAGRGVNLSQLAAAIDRLEAAGRTVVAVAADSEPLGVIALGDEIRADALEALAQMRDAGLDPVLVTGDNERAAHHVAAQLGIEDVRAGVLPEGKADIVRDLQADGTRVVMVGDGINDAPALMQADVGIAMGGGTDIAVESADIIVLRDDLRSVITARTISRSSYRRTRQNVALAFLFNGVGIPLATTGLVYPVWAMVAMALSVTTIFINSIGGRPSLLFQAIGSVGRRGTP, from the coding sequence ATGACCGCTCCGGCCGACAGCGGTACCGAGCAGCTGTGGGCGGAGGAGCCGAGCCACCTGGCCGGGCACGCCCGGATTCGGGCTCGGATCGCGGGCCTGCACTGCTCGTTGTGCACCGGCACGATCGAGAAGGCCCTGGGCCGCCAGGCGGGGGTGGATCAGGTCGCGGTCAGCCTCACCCACGAGCAGGCGCTGGTGGACTACGACCCGGCGCTGATCGCACCTGAGGACATCCTGGCCACGCTGCGTGACATTGGCTACGACCTGTACGACCCGCGCAAGCTGCGTCCGTTCGAGGATGAGGAAGCCGACCTCGTCCGGGAGGGCAAGCGGCTGCTGGCCGCGGTCGCGGCGAGCCTGGCCGCGATCGCGCTGATCCTTGAGGTCTCCGGCATCTGGTCGGTGCTGGTGCCGGCGTCGGTGGTAGCCCTGATGGTGCCGGTGTCCTACGCCATCGTGCGTCCCGCCGGCAGGACGCGCGCGGCTCTCGGTGCGCTGTTGATCATCGCCCCGGCTGCGCTGGCCTACACGGCCCGGGAGACCGGGCTGATCGGTGACACGGCAGCCGGGTGGATCACCGGGGCCCTGGCCCTGGCTGTGGTGTTCGGGGTCGCCCCGCACATCCTGCGGATGGCCTACCAAGCCGCGCGCCGGCGCATCCTCAACCAACACGTGCTGCTGGAGGTTGGCGCGTTCGCCGGCATCGCCGGCGGCGTCATCGGTCTGACGAACCTGCTGCCGGACTACCCGACGGCGCCGTTTTTCGCGGTGACCGTGCTGGTGGCGAACTACCACATCTTCTCCGAGTGGCTCTCGCTGCTGGTCAAGACCCGCTCCAGTCAGGCGGTGCGCAAGCTGCTCGATCTGCAGCCCGACACCGCCCGGGTGGTCCGCGACGGTGCCGAGCGCGACGTCCCCATCGCCGAGGTCGCTGCCGGCGACCTGGTACGGGTCCGTCCCGGGGAGCGGATCCCTGTCGACGGGCGGGTCAGCGACGGGTACTCCACCGTCGACCTGTCCCTGGTTACCGGTGAGTCGGTACCGGTGGATCGGGCCGTCGGGGATGAGGTCGTCGGCGGGTCGATCAACGCCTCCGGGACCCTGCTGGTGGAGGTGACCCGGGTCGGGACCGACAGCTTCCTGGCCCAGGTGGTGCGCCACGTGGAGGACGCCCGCGCGCTCAAGCCCGGCATCCTGCACCTGGTCGACCGGGTGCTGCGGGTCTACACACCCACCGTGCTGATCGTCGCCGCGCTCGCGCTGCTCGGCTGGCTGGCCGGGTCGTGGCTGCTGGCCGGGGAACCCGACGTGCGCCGCGCAGTCTTCGCCGGCCTCGGCGTGCTCGTGATGGGCTACCCGTGCGCGGTGGGTATCGCTGCGCCGCTGGCGATCGTGCGCGCCGCGGGGGAGGCCGCCGACCTAGGCATCATCATGCGCACCGGGGAGGCCTTCCAGACGTTCGGGCAGGTCCGGACCATCGTGCTGGACAAGACCGGCACCCTGACCGAGGGACGGCCCGGCGTCCGGGAGATCGAGGCACTGGTCGACGAGGACGGCCTGCTCGCCACCGCCGCGGCGGCCGAGTCCTCCTCCGAGCACCCCCTAGCCCGCGCCATCGTCGACGCCGCCACCGACCAGGGCCTCGCCGTGAGGGCCGCGGAGAACTTCGAGTCCGTCACCGGCTTCGGCGTGATCGCCCGCGTCGCCGGCCGCGACGTCCTGGTCGGACGGCCCGGGTTCCTCGCAGGGCGCGGTGTGAACCTGAGTCAACTCGCTGCAGCCATCGACCGACTGGAGGCCGCCGGGCGCACCGTGGTGGCCGTGGCCGCCGACAGCGAACCGCTCGGGGTGATCGCCCTGGGGGATGAGATCCGCGCTGACGCCCTCGAGGCCCTGGCCCAGATGCGCGACGCCGGCCTGGACCCGGTGCTGGTCACCGGCGACAACGAACGCGCCGCCCACCACGTCGCCGCCCAGCTCGGCATCGAAGACGTCCGCGCCGGGGTGCTGCCCGAGGGCAAGGCCGACATCGTCCGAGACCTCCAGGCCGACGGTACCCGCGTCGTCATGGTCGGGGACGGCATCAACGACGCCCCCGCCCTCATGCAGGCCGACGTCGGCATCGCGATGGGCGGCGGCACCGACATCGCGGTCGAGTCCGCCGACATCATCGTCCTGCGCGACGACCTGCGCTCCGTCATCACCGCCCGGACAATCAGCCGCTCCAGCTACCGCCGCACCCGCCAAAACGTCGCCCTGGCGTTCCTGTTCAACGGCGTCGGCATCCCCTTGGCCACCACCGGGCTGGTGTACCCGGTGTGGGCGATGGTCGCGATGGCCCTGTCCGTGACCACCATCTTCATCAACTCCATCGGGGGGCGACCCTCACTGCTGTTCCAGGCCATCGGCAGCGTTGGGCGCAGGGGCACTCCCTGA
- a CDS encoding heavy-metal-associated domain-containing protein, whose amino-acid sequence MQVEGMTCSGCEQRVGKVLRRLDGVREATADHRTGQVRVRFDSAVTDHAALAAQIETAGYQVAGDVQGQSR is encoded by the coding sequence ATGCAGGTCGAGGGCATGACCTGCAGCGGGTGTGAACAGCGCGTGGGCAAGGTGCTGCGCCGGCTGGACGGGGTCCGCGAGGCGACCGCGGACCACCGCACCGGCCAGGTGCGGGTGCGTTTCGATTCGGCCGTGACCGACCATGCAGCGTTGGCGGCCCAGATAGAGACCGCCGGCTACCAGGTCGCCGGTGATGTGCAGGGGCAGTCTCGATGA
- a CDS encoding heavy metal-responsive transcriptional regulator — protein sequence MRIGELAGRLGVNPKTIRYYESIGLLPDPGRTPSGYRVYDEDAVDRLRFIRTAQRLGVTLDEVKEILGFRERGEVPCTYVRGVLDAQVSTIDRRITELQDLRGQLVELAAEADNLPPADAGTTCQLIEHVRQKVEAKVEAPVQCQP from the coding sequence ATGAGGATTGGTGAGCTGGCTGGCCGGTTGGGCGTGAACCCGAAGACGATCCGGTACTACGAGTCGATCGGGCTGCTGCCCGACCCGGGGCGCACCCCTTCGGGTTACCGCGTCTACGACGAGGACGCCGTCGACCGGTTGCGGTTCATCCGCACCGCCCAGCGGCTCGGGGTCACCCTCGATGAGGTCAAAGAGATCCTCGGGTTCCGGGAGCGGGGCGAGGTGCCCTGCACCTACGTCCGCGGGGTGCTCGACGCGCAGGTGAGCACCATCGACCGGCGCATCACCGAGCTACAGGACCTGCGCGGCCAACTCGTGGAGCTCGCCGCCGAGGCGGACAACCTACCGCCGGCGGACGCGGGGACCACCTGCCAGCTCATTGAGCATGTGCGGCAGAAGGTGGAGGCGAAAGTGGAGGCGCCGGTGCAGTGCCAACCCTGA
- a CDS encoding heavy metal-responsive transcriptional regulator encodes MRIGELAEASGTTTKTLRFYEEAGLLPAPERTASGYRDYAPETLARLDFIRRSRTAGLTLAQIRDVLDIRDAGVPPCQHVQDLLDAHLGDLDRQIADLQALRHTVARLRDDAATVDPTHCDATTVCRYL; translated from the coding sequence GTGCGGATCGGTGAGCTGGCCGAGGCCAGCGGCACCACGACCAAGACGCTGAGGTTCTACGAAGAAGCCGGGCTCCTGCCCGCGCCCGAGCGCACCGCCAGCGGATACCGGGACTACGCCCCGGAGACCCTGGCGCGCCTGGACTTCATCCGCCGCAGCCGCACTGCTGGGCTCACTCTGGCCCAGATCCGCGACGTCCTCGACATCCGCGACGCCGGGGTCCCGCCCTGCCAGCACGTGCAAGACCTGCTCGATGCCCACCTGGGCGACCTGGACCGCCAGATCGCCGACCTGCAGGCACTGCGGCACACAGTCGCCCGCCTCCGCGACGATGCCGCCACGGTCGACCCCACACACTGCGACGCCACGACCGTCTGCCGCTACCTGTGA
- the merA gene encoding mercury(II) reductase yields MGENYDVDLAVTGSGGAAMSAAIAASQAGKSVVLIERGVLGGTCVNIGCVPSKTLLAAAGARHAALTNPFAGAPTSARPVDLGALVAQKDALIERLRETKYADVAAAYGFEVRPGQATFLDKDTLAVDGQALRARAYLIATGSTPAVPDVTGLDYVDWLTSTTAMELLELPESLVVIGGGYVGMEQAQLFAHLGARVSLVGRLAPHAEPELAQGLREIFADDGITVVEEHATAVATDVGPSGQEVVVSAASGAQVRGARLLLATGRVARTDGLDLAAAAVDVDKRGFVVVDETQRTSNPRIYAAGDVSGAAQYVYVAAAGGRAAALNALADDDGATPARVDYTGLPAVVFTRPQLASAGLTEQEALARGHACDCRVLDLADVPRALVQHDTRGAVKLVADATTGKVLGVHALADGAGEIMLAATYAIKAGMTVDELADTWAPYLTMAESLRIVAGLFRNQMPTSCCA; encoded by the coding sequence ATGGGTGAGAACTACGACGTCGATCTGGCCGTCACCGGCTCAGGAGGCGCGGCCATGTCGGCGGCCATCGCGGCCAGCCAGGCCGGCAAGAGCGTGGTGCTGATCGAGCGCGGCGTCCTCGGCGGCACCTGCGTGAACATCGGCTGTGTGCCGTCCAAGACGCTCCTGGCAGCCGCCGGAGCGCGGCACGCCGCACTCACCAACCCCTTCGCAGGCGCTCCAACCTCCGCCAGGCCGGTGGATCTGGGCGCCCTGGTCGCCCAGAAGGACGCGCTGATCGAGCGCCTGCGCGAGACGAAGTACGCCGACGTGGCCGCCGCCTACGGCTTCGAGGTCCGCCCGGGCCAGGCCACCTTTCTAGACAAGGACACCCTGGCCGTCGACGGCCAGGCACTGCGGGCCCGGGCCTACCTGATCGCCACCGGCTCCACCCCCGCCGTCCCGGACGTGACGGGCCTGGACTATGTGGACTGGCTCACGTCCACCACGGCGATGGAGTTGCTCGAGCTGCCCGAGTCCCTGGTCGTCATCGGTGGCGGCTACGTCGGGATGGAGCAAGCCCAGCTGTTCGCCCACCTCGGCGCCCGGGTGTCGCTGGTCGGTCGCCTGGCGCCCCACGCCGAGCCGGAGCTCGCCCAGGGCCTTCGGGAGATCTTCGCCGACGACGGCATCACCGTGGTCGAGGAGCACGCCACCGCGGTGGCCACCGACGTCGGCCCTTCAGGACAGGAAGTCGTGGTGAGCGCCGCATCAGGCGCGCAGGTCCGCGGAGCACGGCTGTTGTTGGCCACCGGGCGCGTCGCGCGCACCGACGGTCTCGACCTGGCCGCTGCCGCGGTGGACGTGGACAAGCGGGGCTTCGTCGTGGTCGACGAGACCCAGCGCACCAGCAACCCGCGCATCTACGCCGCCGGTGACGTCTCGGGGGCCGCCCAGTACGTCTACGTCGCAGCCGCCGGCGGTCGGGCCGCCGCGCTCAACGCCCTGGCCGACGACGACGGGGCCACGCCAGCACGCGTGGACTACACCGGCTTGCCTGCCGTCGTGTTCACCCGGCCCCAGCTGGCCTCGGCGGGGCTGACCGAGCAAGAGGCCCTCGCCCGCGGCCACGCGTGCGACTGCCGGGTCCTAGACTTGGCCGACGTTCCCCGGGCGCTGGTCCAGCACGACACCAGGGGCGCGGTCAAGCTCGTCGCTGACGCCACTACCGGCAAGGTCCTGGGCGTGCACGCCCTAGCCGACGGCGCCGGGGAGATCATGCTGGCGGCCACCTACGCCATCAAGGCCGGCATGACCGTTGACGAGCTGGCTGACACCTGGGCGCCGTACCTGACCATGGCCGAGAGCCTGCGCATCGTCGCCGGCCTCTTCCGCAACCAGATGCCGACGTCCTGCTGTGCCTGA
- the mobF gene encoding MobF family relaxase, whose protein sequence is MTLHKLSAGSGYTYLTSQVAQHDATERRQVGLAAYYEEKGESPGRWLGSGLAGVDLAAGEVVTEEQMKLLFGQGRHPRAGEPGASERRWGALGRAFPTYEATTLKQVIARAFTEHNTSQGLAWNVPIPAQARAAIRTRVAREAFEQRHGRAPVDEAELTRFVAKASKPTRVPVAGFDLTFSPVKSVSALWALAPVEVARQVEAAHADAVRATVALLEREVAFTRMGLGGIRQIPVVGLVAAAFDHRDSRTGDPDLHTHVVVSNKVQLLPEDGSRWLSLDGRMLFKANVMASEHYNTHLEAGLVDRLGVRFVDRPSPEGKRAVREIDGIDPALLMAWSSRRQAIQARQRELASAFLADHGRMPTAIEALDLAQRANLETRPDKHEPRSEAEQRQAWHQQATAVLARSGLSPEAMVAAALGTRWGRNRERTRDAGRYPGRDAAVVAGQRVGTQQGVSWGRGREHGRGAGGGVRPQVVAARVLSVLEGSRATWQVWHVRAETSRQLRTAGVPLARLGEYGREVERWVLEGFSVPVGVPPELGEPGVLRRADGQPVHRVHGSQAYTSRAILAAEEELLSLALRRDGRQADPAVVESVLAAQRVDGPGLDRSQVAMVHGLATSGCRVQVALAPAGAGKTAALRVLARAWEATGGTVLGLAPTAVAAEELARATGIPADTLAKYLHETTAAAASTQVSPSTAGAAGGVGPRTLVVIDEAGMAGTRDLAAVIRQVVEVGGSVRLVGDDQQLAAVAAGGILTDLAEQGYAHGTTVTLTELHRFTDPEEGAATLAVRDGDPAGLEHYLERDRVHAGDAGTMTEAAYAAWKADRQAGRSSLLLAATRDTVRDLNHRARQDRLHTTAGQHPGPEVVLADGTRASAGDLVITRRNDRRLRDRDGSWVKNGDRWRVQAVHPDGAVTVDRQDRRARSGLGRVRLPAGYVAEHVQLGYASTIHGAQGATVDTTHTVLTGPETRQGLYVALSRGRESNHLYLATPTTSLDSVGPEVQEQVVEPREVLTGILARDGRAHSATTVEHGDTAGLLREAVLAYQDALTVLAQHHLGSQRMAALDDALERWLPGLTQQEAYPNLRGQLALHWVDGTPPQTVVHEATLYRGKHSLTEADDPAAALSWRISAVVPLLHRGAPLPWLPGIPPALRHDPDTNAYLDRLTHRVQQLTQNVATEARQAGVSARTPWQRTLPPEVDDTLLGDLAVWRAAHAIPPTESNPTGPPVKEPEAARYQGRLARRLTADSSSSPRPTADAPSRRVRVAQRQEEQDRYQAPPSPGLSGPAR, encoded by the coding sequence ATGACGTTGCACAAGCTGTCCGCCGGGAGCGGGTATACGTACCTGACCAGTCAGGTTGCCCAGCACGACGCGACCGAGCGGCGACAGGTGGGACTGGCCGCGTACTACGAGGAGAAAGGCGAGTCTCCGGGCCGGTGGCTGGGCAGCGGGTTGGCCGGTGTGGACCTGGCCGCGGGGGAGGTGGTGACCGAGGAGCAGATGAAGCTGTTGTTCGGTCAGGGCCGTCATCCCCGCGCCGGGGAGCCCGGGGCCTCCGAGCGGCGCTGGGGTGCCCTGGGCCGGGCGTTCCCCACGTACGAGGCCACGACCCTGAAGCAGGTGATCGCTCGGGCCTTCACCGAGCACAACACCAGCCAAGGCTTGGCCTGGAACGTCCCGATCCCGGCGCAGGCGCGGGCAGCGATCCGCACACGGGTCGCCCGGGAGGCGTTCGAGCAACGGCACGGGCGGGCCCCGGTGGACGAGGCCGAGCTCACCCGGTTCGTTGCCAAGGCGTCCAAGCCGACACGGGTGCCGGTGGCGGGCTTCGACCTGACGTTCTCCCCGGTGAAGTCGGTCTCGGCGTTGTGGGCCCTGGCGCCGGTTGAGGTCGCGAGGCAGGTGGAGGCGGCGCACGCCGACGCGGTCCGGGCGACTGTGGCGCTGCTGGAGCGCGAGGTGGCGTTCACGCGGATGGGTCTGGGCGGCATCCGCCAGATACCCGTGGTCGGGTTGGTCGCGGCGGCGTTCGACCATCGTGACTCGCGGACCGGGGACCCGGACCTGCATACCCATGTGGTGGTCTCGAACAAGGTGCAGTTGCTGCCCGAGGACGGCAGCCGGTGGCTGTCGCTGGACGGGCGGATGCTATTCAAGGCGAACGTGATGGCTTCGGAGCACTACAACACCCACCTGGAGGCCGGACTGGTCGACCGACTCGGGGTCCGATTCGTCGACCGGCCCTCACCCGAGGGGAAACGGGCGGTGCGGGAGATCGACGGGATCGACCCGGCGCTGCTGATGGCGTGGTCGTCGCGGCGGCAGGCGATCCAGGCCCGGCAGCGCGAGCTCGCCTCAGCGTTCCTCGCAGACCACGGCCGCATGCCCACCGCCATCGAGGCGCTGGATCTGGCCCAGCGCGCGAACCTGGAGACCCGGCCGGACAAGCACGAACCTCGCTCGGAGGCCGAGCAGCGCCAGGCCTGGCACCAGCAGGCCACCGCCGTGCTCGCCCGTAGCGGTCTCAGCCCGGAGGCGATGGTCGCCGCCGCGCTGGGTACGCGGTGGGGACGCAACCGGGAGCGCACCAGAGACGCAGGCAGATACCCAGGCAGAGACGCGGCCGTCGTTGCAGGTCAGCGGGTGGGTACGCAGCAGGGGGTGTCTTGGGGACGGGGGCGGGAACACGGCCGTGGTGCCGGTGGGGGTGTGCGTCCTCAGGTGGTGGCTGCGCGGGTGCTGTCGGTGCTGGAGGGGTCGCGGGCGACGTGGCAGGTGTGGCACGTACGGGCCGAGACCTCCCGTCAACTCCGCACCGCGGGGGTGCCGCTGGCCCGGCTGGGCGAGTACGGGCGCGAGGTGGAACGGTGGGTCCTGGAGGGTTTCTCGGTCCCGGTCGGAGTGCCACCCGAGCTGGGTGAGCCGGGGGTGTTGCGCCGGGCGGACGGGCAGCCCGTCCACCGGGTGCACGGCAGCCAGGCCTACACCTCGCGCGCGATCCTGGCCGCGGAGGAGGAACTCCTGTCCCTCGCGCTGCGTCGGGACGGCCGCCAAGCCGACCCGGCCGTGGTTGAGAGCGTCCTGGCGGCCCAGAGGGTGGATGGTCCGGGGCTGGACCGGTCCCAGGTGGCGATGGTCCACGGCCTGGCCACCAGCGGGTGCCGGGTCCAGGTCGCCCTGGCCCCGGCCGGCGCCGGCAAGACCGCCGCCCTGCGGGTGCTGGCCCGCGCCTGGGAAGCCACTGGCGGGACCGTCCTGGGCCTGGCACCCACCGCGGTCGCTGCCGAGGAGCTGGCCCGAGCCACCGGCATCCCCGCAGACACCCTCGCGAAGTACCTCCACGAGACCACCGCGGCAGCTGCCTCGACGCAGGTGTCACCGTCCACCGCGGGCGCGGCCGGAGGTGTGGGGCCTCGGACGTTGGTGGTCATCGACGAGGCGGGCATGGCCGGCACCCGCGACCTGGCCGCCGTGATCCGGCAGGTCGTGGAGGTGGGTGGCAGTGTGCGGCTGGTGGGGGATGACCAGCAGCTGGCCGCCGTGGCCGCGGGCGGGATCCTGACCGACCTGGCCGAGCAGGGGTACGCGCACGGCACCACCGTCACCCTGACCGAGCTGCACCGGTTCACCGACCCCGAAGAAGGCGCCGCCACCCTCGCGGTCCGGGACGGGGACCCCGCGGGCTTGGAGCACTACCTGGAACGGGACCGGGTGCACGCCGGCGACGCCGGCACCATGACCGAGGCCGCGTACGCCGCCTGGAAAGCCGACCGACAGGCCGGCCGGTCCAGCCTGCTGCTGGCCGCCACCCGGGACACCGTGCGCGACCTGAACCACCGCGCCCGCCAGGACCGACTCCACACCACCGCCGGACAGCATCCCGGCCCGGAAGTGGTCCTGGCTGACGGGACCCGCGCCAGTGCCGGAGACCTGGTCATCACCCGCAGGAACGACCGGCGCCTACGGGACCGCGACGGGTCGTGGGTGAAGAACGGGGACCGGTGGCGCGTCCAGGCTGTCCACCCGGACGGCGCCGTCACCGTCGACCGTCAGGACCGGCGAGCCCGGTCCGGGCTGGGCCGGGTGCGGCTCCCGGCGGGGTACGTGGCCGAGCATGTCCAGCTGGGTTACGCGTCCACGATCCACGGCGCCCAGGGCGCCACCGTGGACACCACGCACACCGTCCTGACCGGCCCCGAGACCCGACAAGGCCTGTACGTCGCGCTCTCCCGCGGACGGGAGTCCAACCACCTCTACCTCGCCACGCCCACAACCTCCCTGGACTCCGTCGGCCCAGAGGTCCAAGAGCAGGTGGTCGAGCCGCGGGAGGTGCTCACCGGCATCCTGGCCCGGGACGGCCGCGCCCACTCGGCCACGACCGTCGAGCACGGCGACACCGCCGGACTGCTGCGGGAAGCGGTGCTGGCCTACCAGGACGCCCTGACCGTCCTGGCCCAGCACCACCTCGGATCTCAGCGGATGGCTGCTCTGGACGACGCGCTCGAACGGTGGCTGCCCGGCCTCACCCAGCAGGAGGCCTACCCGAACCTGCGCGGCCAGCTCGCCCTGCACTGGGTCGACGGCACCCCACCACAGACGGTCGTGCACGAGGCCACCTTGTACCGCGGCAAACACAGTCTCACCGAGGCCGACGACCCCGCCGCCGCCCTGTCCTGGCGGATCAGCGCGGTCGTCCCCCTGCTGCACAGGGGCGCGCCGCTGCCGTGGCTGCCCGGAATCCCACCCGCCCTACGACACGACCCAGACACCAACGCCTACCTCGACCGGCTCACCCACCGAGTCCAGCAGCTCACCCAGAACGTCGCCACCGAGGCACGCCAAGCAGGCGTATCCGCCCGGACACCCTGGCAACGGACCCTGCCGCCCGAAGTCGATGACACTCTGCTTGGCGACCTCGCCGTCTGGCGAGCCGCGCACGCCATCCCACCCACCGAGTCGAACCCGACCGGTCCTCCGGTCAAGGAACCCGAGGCCGCCAGGTACCAGGGTCGACTGGCTCGCCGACTCACCGCAGACTCGTCGTCATCGCCCAGGCCCACAGCGGACGCACCGAGCCGCAGGGTTCGAGTAGCCCAGCGACAAGAAGAGCAGGATCGGTACCAAGCACCCCCTTCGCCGGGCCTGTCCGGGCCGGCGCGGTGA